From Mustela erminea isolate mMusErm1 chromosome 1, mMusErm1.Pri, whole genome shotgun sequence, a single genomic window includes:
- the TSPEAR gene encoding thrombospondin-type laminin G domain and EAR repeat-containing protein: MDSQWHTLVLAVSEGSFSLTTDCGLPVDIMADVPFPAGLSVRGARFFVGSRKRTKGLFTGLVRQLVLLPGSDATPRLCPCPSAELAVLSIPPVLQGIPGKPEDNEVLKYPYETDVKVTLGSRPPCTRKEAAQFWFDASRKGLFLCVGSEWVSVLAAAREKLDYVEEQQSLLTTSETLGLEVFAIPEAGLFVAAANRKATSAIYKWTDGKFASYQNIRTHQAQSWRHFTIGKKVFLAVANFEPNEKGQEFSVIYKWSQRKLRFTPYQRVPTHSARDWEAFEVAGEHFLAVANHREGDNHNIDSVIYKWNPRTRLFEANQTIATSGAYDWEFFTVGPYSFLVVANAFNGTSTKLHSHLYVWLLGSFRLFQAFLTFGAADWEVFHIGERVFLAVANSHSYDVETRVRNDSYVINSVIYELNVTAQTFVKFQEIPTCSALDWEFFSVGEDYFLVVANSFDGNTFSVNSIIYRWQGYEGFVAVHSLPTFGCRDWEAFRTAAGSYLVYSSAKEPRSRVLKLRTG, encoded by the exons ATGGACAGCCAGTGGCACACGCTGGTCTTGGCCGTATCCGAAGGATCCTTTTCCCTCACCACGGACTGCGGCCTCCCGGTGGACAT AATGGCTGACGTGCCCTTCCCGGCCGGCCTGTCAGTGCGAGGAGCCCGGTTCTTCGTCGGCAGCAGGAAGAGGACCAAAGGCCTGTTCACG GGCTTGGTGAGGCAGCTGGTCCTGCTGCCCGGCTCAGACGCCACCCCGCGGCTCTGTCCCTGCCCGAGTGCCGAGCTGGCCGTGCTGTCCATCCCTCCTGTCCTGCAGGGTATCCCAGGGAAGCCAGAAGATAATGAGGTGCTAAAATATCCCTATG AAACGGACGTGAAGGTGACGCTAGGCTCCCGGCCTCCGTGCACCAGGAAGGAGGCCGCCCAGTTCTGGTTCGACGCCAGCCGGAAGGGGCTGTTCCTGTGCGTGGGCAGCGAGTGGGTCTCCGTGTTAGCAG CGGCCAGGGAGAAGCTGGACTATGTGGAGGAGCAGCAGAGCCTCCTCACCACCTCGGAGACGCTGGGCCTGGAGGTCTTTGCCATCCCCGAGGCCGGGCTCTTCGTGGCGGCCGCCAACCGCAAAGCCACGTCTGCCATCTACAAGTGGACCGACGGCAAGTTCGCCTCGTACCAGAACATCCGCACGCACCAAGCCCAGTCCTGGAGACACTTCACCATCGGGAAAAAG GTCTTCCTGGCTGTGGCTAATTTCGAGCCGAATGAGAAGGGTCAGGAGTTCTCCGTCATTTACAAGTGGAGTCAGAGGAAGCTGCGCTTCACGCCGTACCAGAGGGTCCCCACCCACAGCGCCCGGGACTGGGAGGCCTTCGAGGTGGCTGGGGAGCACTTCCTGGCCGTGGCCAACCACCGGGAAG GCGACAACCACAACATCGACAGCGTCATCTACAAGTGGAACCCGAGGACGCGCCTCTTCGAAGCCAACCAGACCATCGCCACGTCCGGCGCCTACGACTGGGAGTTCTTCACCGTGGGGCCCTACTCGTTCCTGGTGGTGGCCAACGCCTTCAACGGCACGTCCACGAAGCTGCACTCGCACCTCTACGTCTGGCTCCTTGGCTCCTTCCGGCTCTTCCAGGCCTTCCTG ACGTTCGGCGCCGCCGACTGGGAGGTTTTCCACATTGGAGAGAGGGTCTTCCTCGCGGTCGCCAACAGCCACAGCTACGACGTGGAGACGCGCGTGCGCAACGACTCCTACGTCATCAACTCGGTCATCTATGAGCTGAACGTCACCGCGCAGACCTTCGTCAAGTTCCAGGAGATTCCCACCTGCAG CGCCCTGGACTGGGAGTTCTTCTCGGTGGGAGAGGACTACTTCCTCGTGGTGGCGAACTCCTTCGACGGGAACACCTTCTCTGtcaacagcattatttacag GTGGCAGGGCTACGAGGGCTTCGTGGCGGTGCACAGCCTCCCCACCTTCGGCTGCAGAGACTGGGAGGCATTCCGCACGGCGGCCGGCTCCTACCTCGTCTACTCCAGCGCCAAGGAACCGCGCTCCCGCGTCCTGAAGCTGAGGACGGGCTGA
- the LOC116598341 gene encoding keratin-associated protein 10-7-like: protein MAASTLSVCSSNACPDSWQVDDCPESCCEPPCCAPACCAPSCCAPSCLTLICTPASCGSSPCQPACTSSCQPSCCSSSPCQEDCCVSLCCKPVCCTPVCCKPVCCTPVCCEASPCSASSCCQQSSCQPSCCSSSPCQEDCCQPVGCTPVCCKPVCCTPVCCKPVCCTPVCCTPVCCKPVCCTPVCCKPVCCTPVCCKPVCCTPVCCKPVCCTPVCSGPSSCCQPSPCSLSCCRPSSCVSLLCRPVCRPACCVPASAQKSCC, encoded by the coding sequence ATGGCCGCATCCACCCTGTCCGTCTGCTCCAGCAACGCCTGCCCCGACTCCTGGCAGGTGGACGACTGCCCAGAGAGCTGCTGCGAGCCCCCCTGCTGTGCCCCCGCCTGCTGTGCCCCCTCCTGCTGTGCCCCCTCCTGCCTGACCCTCATCTGCACCCCTGCGAGCTGCGGGTCCAGCCCCTGCCAACCAGCCTGCACCAGCTcctgccagccctcctgctgcagctcctccccctgccaggaagactgctgtgtgtctctctgctgcaagcccgtctgctgcacccctgtctgttgcaagcccgtctgctgcacccctgtctgctgTGAGGCCTCCCCCTGCTCAGCCTCTTCATGCTGCCAGCAGTCTAgctgccagccctcctgctgcagctcctccccctgccaggaAGACTGCTGCCAGCCTGTCGgctgcacccctgtctgctgcaagcccgtctgctgcacccctgtGTGCTGCAAGCCCGTCTGTtgcacccctgtctgctgcacccctgtgtgctgcaagcccgtctgctgcacccctgtgtgctgcaagcccgtctgctgcacccctgtgtgctgcaagcccgtctgctgcacccctgtatgctgcaagcccgtctgctgcacccctgtctgctccgggccctcctcctgctgccagcccagcccctgctccttGTCCTGCTGCAGACCATCCTCCTGCGTGTCCCTGCTCTGCCGCCCCGTGTGCAGGCCCGCCTGCTGCGTGCCCGCCTCCGCCCAGAAGTCCTGCTGCTGA
- the LOC116598347 gene encoding keratin-associated protein 10-7-like, with amino-acid sequence MAASTLSVCSSDRSYGSRVCLPGSCDTCSDSWQVDDCPESCCEPPCCAPACCAPSCCAPSCLTLICTPASCGSSPCQPACTSSCQPSCCSSSPCQEDCCVSLCCKPVCCTPVCCKPVCCTPVCCEASPCSASSCCQQSSCQPSCCSSSPCQEDCCQPVCCTPVCCKPVCCTPVCCKPVCCTPVCCKPVCCTPVCCKPVCCTPVCCKPVCCTPVCSGPSSCCQPSPCSLSCCRPSSCMSLLCRPVCRPACCLPASAQKSCC; translated from the coding sequence ATGGCCGCATCCACCCTGTCCGTCTGCTCCAGCGACCGGAGCTACGGCAGCCGCGTCTGCCTGCCCGGCTCCTGTGACACCTGCTCCGACTCCTGGCAGGTGGACGACTGCCCAGAGAGCTGCTGCGAGCCCCCCTGCTGTGCCCCCGCCTGCTGTGCCCCCTCCTGCTGTGCCCCCTCCTGCCTGACCCTCATCTGCACCCCTGCGAGCTGCGGGTCCAGCCCCTGCCAACCAGCCTGCACCAGCTcctgccagccctcctgctgcagctcctccccctgccaggaagactgctgtgtgtctctctgctgcaagcccgtctgctgcacccctgtctgttgcaagcccgtctgctgcacccctgtctgctgTGAGGCCTCCCCCTGCTCAGCCTCTTCATGCTGCCAGCAGTCTAgctgccagccctcctgctgcagctcctccccctgccaggaAGACTGCTGCCAGCCtgtctgctgcacccctgtctgctgcaagCCCGTCTGCTGCACCCCGGTCTGCTGCAAACccgtctgctgcacccctgtctgctgcaagcccgtctgctgcacccctgtctgctgcaagcccgtctgctgcacccctgtctgctgcaagcccgtctgctgcacccctgtctgctccgggccctcctcctgctgccagcccagcccctgctccttGTCCTGCTGCAGACCTTCCTCCTGCATGTCCCTGCTCTGCCGCCCCGTGTGCAGGCCCGCCTGCTGCCTGCCCGCCTCGGCCCAGAAGTCCTGCTGCTGA
- the LOC116598303 gene encoding keratin-associated protein 10-7-like isoform X2, with amino-acid sequence MAASTLSICSSDRSYGSRVCLPGSCDTCSDSWQVDDCPESCCEPPCCAPTCCAPSCCAPTCCAPSCLTLICTPASCGSSPCQSACTSCCQPSCCSSSPCQEDCCVSVCCKPVCCTPVCCQTSPCSGSSCCQQSSCQPSCCSSSPCQPVCCTPVCCTPVCCKPVCCTPVCCKPVCCTPVCCKPVCCTPVCCKPVCCTPVCSGPSSCCQPSPCSSSCCGPSSCPSCCRRASCVSLLCRPVCSRQACCVPASAQKSCC; translated from the exons aTGGCCGCATCCACCCTGTCCATCTGCTCCAGTGACCGGAGCTATGGCAGCCGCGTCTGCCTGCCCGGCTCCTGTGACACCTGCTCCGACTCCTGGCAGGTGGACGACTGCCCAGAGAGCTGCTGCGAGCCCCCCTGCTGTGCCCCCACCTGCTGTGCCCCCTCCTGCTGTGCCCCTACCTGCTGTGCCCCCTCCTGCCTGACCCTCATCTGCACCCCTGCGAGCTGCGGGTCCAGCCCCTGCCAGTCAGCCTGCACCAGCTgctgccagccctcctgctgcagctcctccccctgccaggaagactgctgtgtgtctgtctgctgcaagcccgtctgctgcacccctgtctgctgccagacctccccctgctcaggctcttcATGCTGCCAGCAATCTAgctgccagccctcctgctgcagcTCCTCTCCCTGTCAGCCTGTCTGTtgcacccctgtctgctgcacccctgtctgctgcaaacctgtctgctgcacccctgtctgctgcaagcccgtctgctgcacccctgtctgctgcaagCCCGTCTGCTGCACCCCGGTCTGCTGTAAGCccgtctgctgcacccctgtctgctccgggccctcctcctgctgccagcccagcccctgctcctcaTCCTGCTGTGGACCGTCATCCTGC cccagctgctgcCGCCGAGCCTCCTGCGTGTCCCTGCTCTGCCGCCCCGTGTGCTCCCGCCAGGCCTGCTGTGTGCCCGCCTCGGCCCAGAAGTCCTGCTGCTGA